One genomic region from Paramicrobacterium agarici encodes:
- a CDS encoding sugar phosphate isomerase/epimerase family protein, translating into MALGINTCFAVKRWTRPDEILHIVRDQLGLQMCQLSVDTLPLADPRSAEARTYVREFARAAEVAGVEVHSIFTGLAAYATNLLLSEDVAARDAAEVWYASLIELGGIAGARSVGGHIGALTITTASEPAHRARALDELRERMRRLSDRAKAEGLSTLLFENMAVEREPGSLLEDAVEWERTLSTASVPWQLCLDVGHPVAMAPSEDDDALAPWLATRWATDPMLQLQNSRPGADMHAGFEDADPTNGVNPSRVAAALADAGWRESPLLIEVMPAHELRDDAVVPMLRRTVDVWAKVLA; encoded by the coding sequence GTGGCACTGGGCATCAACACGTGCTTCGCTGTGAAGCGGTGGACGCGACCAGACGAGATACTGCACATCGTCAGAGACCAGCTCGGCCTGCAGATGTGCCAGCTCAGCGTCGACACACTGCCGTTGGCCGACCCTCGGTCGGCAGAAGCACGTACGTACGTTCGTGAGTTCGCGCGGGCGGCCGAGGTTGCGGGCGTTGAGGTGCATTCGATCTTCACCGGTCTCGCCGCATATGCGACGAACCTCCTGCTGAGCGAAGACGTTGCCGCGCGCGACGCAGCCGAAGTCTGGTACGCGAGCCTGATCGAACTCGGCGGCATCGCTGGAGCGCGCTCGGTCGGCGGGCACATTGGCGCGCTCACGATCACGACGGCTTCAGAGCCTGCGCATCGCGCGCGTGCGCTCGATGAGCTGCGTGAGCGGATGCGGCGGCTATCGGACCGCGCCAAGGCCGAAGGGCTGTCGACGTTGCTGTTCGAGAACATGGCGGTCGAACGTGAACCGGGGTCGCTGCTCGAGGATGCTGTGGAGTGGGAACGGACGCTTTCGACAGCATCTGTTCCCTGGCAGCTGTGTCTTGACGTGGGGCACCCCGTGGCGATGGCGCCGAGTGAGGATGATGACGCACTCGCGCCCTGGCTCGCCACCCGTTGGGCCACGGACCCCATGCTGCAGCTGCAGAATTCGCGCCCTGGTGCCGACATGCACGCAGGCTTCGAAGACGCAGACCCGACGAACGGCGTGAATCCCTCTCGCGTTGCCGCGGCGCTCGCCGATGCGGGATGGCGCGAGAGCCCGCTGCTGATCGAAGTCATGCCCGCACACGAGCTGCGCGACGACGCCGTCGTGCCGATGCTGCGCCGCACTGTTGATGTCTGGGCGAAGGTGCTCGCCTGA
- a CDS encoding BtpA/SgcQ family protein: MTNWLPDVFSSPKPVVGMLHLSALPGDPGYDSNAGIAAIVDRAKRELDALQSGGVDGVLISNEFSLPYLTDTERITSVTMARVIGELSSDLSVPYGVNVLWDARASIDLAVATDAAFVREIFTGVYASDFGLWNTNVGEVSRHRHRIGAGGVKLFFNIVPESAAYLADRDLSSIARSTVFATLPDALCVSGLTAGAPTDTQSVSIVKQAAGDVPVFVNTGVKAENVADQLSVADGAIVGTFFKKDGKFENSADQSRVEELMSAARSYRAEAAA, translated from the coding sequence ATGACCAACTGGCTGCCCGACGTCTTCTCATCACCGAAACCCGTTGTGGGGATGCTTCATCTTTCCGCACTGCCCGGTGATCCAGGCTATGACTCCAACGCCGGTATCGCCGCAATCGTCGACAGGGCAAAGCGCGAACTCGACGCCTTGCAGAGCGGCGGCGTCGACGGCGTGCTGATCTCGAACGAGTTCAGCCTTCCGTATCTGACCGACACCGAGCGCATCACATCGGTGACGATGGCGCGTGTCATCGGCGAGCTGTCCAGCGACCTCTCGGTGCCCTACGGGGTCAACGTGCTGTGGGATGCGCGTGCGTCGATCGATCTGGCCGTCGCAACGGATGCCGCGTTCGTGCGCGAGATCTTCACGGGCGTCTATGCGAGCGATTTCGGCCTGTGGAACACCAACGTCGGTGAGGTTTCTCGTCATCGTCATCGTATCGGGGCTGGCGGCGTCAAGCTGTTCTTCAACATCGTTCCGGAGTCGGCCGCATACCTCGCCGACCGCGATCTCTCATCGATCGCCCGTTCGACGGTGTTCGCAACTCTCCCTGATGCACTCTGCGTGTCTGGCCTCACCGCCGGCGCTCCGACAGACACCCAGTCGGTGTCGATTGTGAAGCAGGCAGCAGGCGACGTTCCCGTGTTCGTGAACACCGGCGTGAAAGCCGAGAATGTCGCCGACCAGCTCTCCGTCGCAGACGGCGCCATCGTGGGCACGTTCTTCAAGAAGGATGGCAAGTTCGAGAATTCTGCCGACCAGTCGCGCGTCGAAGAGCTCATGTCAGCAGCACGGTCGTACCGCGCGGAGGCCGCTGCGTAG
- a CDS encoding DeoR/GlpR family DNA-binding transcription regulator has product MAMEAHERRARVEQRVLADGEAEFRTLALEFDVSEMTIRRDIELLEEKGSVRRVVGGAIASRGKASEPTFTSRALMGAREKAHIAAAAVELLKPGETVALDSGSTVLAVARAIRGRGLGLTIITPSILVALELHDEPNTKIVMTGGMVRPGELSLIGTPSVASFAQYNCDVFVMGVAGVDGKRGLSDYNGEEGAVKKAAMQTADRVIVVADASKLGRVQLMNVASPGEITALVTDGDAEHPALAGFRAAGVAVECVPAR; this is encoded by the coding sequence ATGGCGATGGAAGCGCACGAGCGTCGCGCACGCGTCGAGCAGCGGGTGCTCGCTGACGGAGAGGCGGAGTTCAGAACGCTCGCCCTGGAGTTCGATGTGTCTGAGATGACGATCAGGCGAGACATCGAGCTGCTCGAAGAGAAGGGCAGCGTGCGCCGTGTCGTCGGCGGCGCCATCGCCTCGCGGGGAAAGGCGTCAGAGCCGACGTTCACCTCGCGTGCGCTGATGGGCGCACGCGAGAAGGCGCACATCGCAGCGGCGGCGGTGGAACTGCTGAAGCCGGGTGAGACCGTCGCGCTCGACAGCGGCAGCACGGTGCTGGCCGTCGCTCGCGCGATCAGGGGGCGCGGTCTCGGCCTCACGATCATCACGCCGAGCATCCTTGTCGCTCTTGAGCTTCATGATGAACCGAATACGAAAATCGTGATGACCGGGGGAATGGTTCGCCCGGGTGAGCTCAGTCTCATCGGGACGCCGTCTGTGGCGTCGTTCGCCCAGTACAACTGCGACGTCTTCGTCATGGGCGTCGCCGGCGTTGATGGCAAGCGGGGGCTCTCCGACTACAACGGTGAAGAAGGCGCCGTGAAGAAGGCGGCGATGCAGACGGCCGACCGCGTCATCGTCGTTGCCGACGCCTCGAAGCTCGGCCGTGTGCAGCTGATGAACGTCGCAAGCCCTGGCGAGATCACAGCGCTTGTCACAGACGGGGACGCCGAGCACCCCGCACTCGCGGGATTCCGCGCTGCTGGCGTTGCCGTCGAGTGCGTGCCCGCGCGCTGA
- a CDS encoding autoinducer 2 ABC transporter substrate-binding protein — MHRKLTSGLALGAVALLALTGCGTVGGGGGGGADDGEALSPEDMTMVTVVKITGVGWFDRMEIGVNEFADETGIDARQEGADDASPEKQVQIIQDLIPQAPTAITVVPNSPKALETVLEQARDQGIIVVTHEAAGIENADIDIEAFDNKAYGAQIIDSLAQCMGEEGQYVSFVGGLTAKTHMEWVGGALERQEAEYPDMERVEDPIESKEDENVAYQRAKELLAKYPDLKGFQGSAGTDVAGIARAVQEAGLEDSVCVMGTSIPSVAKKYLEDGSIDKAFFWDPALAGKAQLKIAELLASGKKIEEGTDLGIDGYESLTKLDGFDNVYVGDAAIEVDADNVDDFDF, encoded by the coding sequence ATGCATCGCAAACTTACCTCGGGCCTCGCGCTCGGGGCCGTCGCCCTTCTCGCTCTCACCGGCTGCGGAACCGTCGGTGGTGGCGGAGGAGGTGGAGCTGACGACGGCGAAGCGCTATCGCCCGAAGATATGACGATGGTCACCGTCGTCAAGATCACCGGCGTTGGCTGGTTCGACCGCATGGAAATCGGCGTCAACGAGTTCGCAGACGAAACGGGAATCGACGCTCGCCAGGAGGGCGCTGACGACGCGAGCCCTGAGAAGCAGGTTCAGATCATTCAGGACCTCATCCCGCAGGCCCCGACGGCGATCACCGTCGTTCCGAACTCGCCGAAGGCCCTCGAGACGGTTCTTGAGCAGGCACGCGATCAGGGGATCATCGTCGTCACCCACGAGGCCGCGGGAATCGAGAACGCAGACATCGACATCGAGGCGTTCGACAACAAGGCGTACGGTGCGCAAATCATCGACAGCCTTGCCCAGTGCATGGGCGAAGAAGGGCAGTACGTCTCGTTCGTCGGTGGTCTGACGGCGAAGACCCACATGGAATGGGTCGGCGGAGCTCTCGAGCGGCAGGAAGCCGAGTACCCCGACATGGAGCGCGTCGAGGACCCGATTGAGAGCAAAGAAGACGAGAACGTCGCCTACCAGCGCGCGAAGGAATTGCTTGCGAAGTACCCCGACCTCAAGGGCTTCCAGGGCTCGGCTGGGACCGACGTCGCCGGCATCGCCCGTGCGGTGCAGGAGGCGGGCCTCGAAGACAGCGTCTGCGTGATGGGCACCAGCATCCCGTCTGTCGCCAAGAAGTACCTCGAGGATGGTTCGATCGACAAGGCGTTCTTCTGGGATCCGGCACTCGCAGGCAAGGCGCAGCTGAAGATCGCCGAGCTGCTGGCCAGCGGCAAAAAGATCGAAGAGGGAACCGATCTCGGCATAGACGGCTACGAGTCGCTGACGAAGCTCGATGGCTTCGACAACGTGTACGTCGGAGATGCCGCGATCGAAGTCGACGCCGATAACGTCGACGACTTCGACTTCTGA
- a CDS encoding sugar ABC transporter ATP-binding protein, which yields MAERNEAPVLEVRGIVKVFGGVTALDGVSMSLLPGRVHCLAGENGSGKSTLIKIISGADAPDAGEILIDGEAMSGMTPARALRAGIQVIYQDFSLFPNLTVAENIVLPAAIASRKKLFNRARSRPDAQRIVDELGLTLNLDADVEKLSVADRQLTAICRALVQDARILFMDEPTTALTHSEVERLFGLVRKLQERGVAIVFVSHKLDEVLEVSHDITVLRSGELVASGDAREYSVQSLTVAMTGREVDTTRLVNEPGEPGAALLKVTQLDLPGAFTDVSFDLAPGEILGITGLLGSGRGEIVEALFGLLKPDSGTVTVNGAPLRPGSIRSSISAGIGYVPEDRLTQGLFLEKSIADNIIAGSLDSHARGKIVLSQKRIAETISTLFTRLRIKAPSVAAPVRSLSGGNAQRVVLAKWLATKPKILILNGPTVGVDVGSKNEILAILRDAAREGMGVIMISDDVPELVSICNRVLIVRRGSLVAEFDSEQIEAKRIQEVMAA from the coding sequence ATGGCCGAACGCAACGAAGCACCCGTTCTCGAGGTGCGCGGCATCGTCAAAGTCTTCGGAGGAGTGACAGCGCTCGACGGGGTATCCATGTCGCTTCTGCCGGGTCGCGTGCACTGCCTCGCGGGCGAGAACGGCAGCGGCAAATCCACGCTCATCAAGATCATCAGCGGTGCGGACGCCCCGGATGCGGGGGAGATCCTCATCGACGGCGAGGCGATGAGCGGCATGACCCCCGCTCGAGCATTGCGAGCAGGCATCCAGGTGATCTACCAAGACTTCTCGCTCTTCCCCAACCTCACCGTGGCCGAGAACATCGTGCTTCCCGCCGCGATCGCATCACGAAAGAAGCTGTTCAATCGCGCCAGAAGCCGTCCCGATGCCCAGCGCATCGTCGACGAGCTGGGGCTCACCCTGAACTTGGACGCTGACGTTGAAAAGCTCTCGGTCGCCGACCGCCAACTCACAGCAATCTGCCGTGCTTTGGTGCAAGACGCCCGCATACTCTTTATGGACGAACCGACAACCGCGCTGACCCACTCCGAGGTCGAGAGGCTCTTCGGCCTCGTGCGCAAGCTGCAGGAGCGCGGTGTCGCGATCGTGTTCGTCAGCCACAAGCTCGACGAGGTGCTCGAGGTATCGCACGACATCACTGTGCTGCGCAGCGGCGAGCTCGTCGCGAGCGGAGACGCCCGTGAGTACAGCGTGCAGTCGCTGACCGTCGCGATGACCGGGCGCGAGGTCGACACCACACGTCTGGTGAATGAACCAGGCGAGCCGGGCGCGGCTCTGCTCAAGGTGACGCAGCTGGATCTTCCCGGTGCCTTCACTGACGTCTCGTTCGACCTCGCGCCGGGCGAGATCCTCGGCATCACGGGGCTTCTCGGCTCGGGCCGCGGCGAGATCGTCGAGGCACTGTTCGGGCTACTGAAGCCTGACTCCGGAACCGTGACGGTCAACGGGGCACCGTTGCGCCCCGGCAGCATCCGCTCGTCGATCTCGGCTGGAATCGGGTACGTTCCCGAAGACAGACTGACGCAGGGCCTCTTTCTCGAGAAGTCGATTGCAGACAACATCATCGCTGGGTCGCTCGACAGCCACGCACGGGGAAAGATCGTGCTCAGCCAGAAGCGTATCGCCGAGACGATTTCGACGCTCTTCACCCGGCTGCGCATCAAGGCCCCCAGCGTCGCCGCGCCCGTGCGCTCGCTCTCCGGTGGCAACGCGCAGCGCGTCGTACTGGCGAAGTGGCTGGCGACGAAGCCGAAGATCCTGATTCTCAATGGACCAACCGTCGGCGTCGACGTCGGGTCGAAGAACGAGATTCTCGCCATTCTGCGCGACGCGGCCCGCGAGGGCATGGGAGTCATCATGATCTCTGACGACGTTCCTGAGCTCGTCTCGATCTGCAACCGCGTGCTCATCGTGCGACGCGGTTCGCTTGTCGCCGAGTTCGACAGCGAACAGATCGAAGCCAAGCGAATTCAGGAGGTGATGGCCGCGTGA
- a CDS encoding ABC transporter permease gives MTLAKRMKSLAPRLIGANNEGVLAVIIVVLVIVMSVLSPSFFTVHTLFSIVRSALVPSILAIAVLLVIISGGIDVSFAAIAIFAAYTTVHLAYTGQFDPGIIGILLFACAIGAVLGLVNGAVIARFRLPTLIVTLATQGIFRGILLVYIGSRYIAQLPDSMAGLSTANLIAIESSRSYLPLLVVPVAVIVLIVAWMLRRTMFGRGIYAIGGDTEAARRAGFPVMRFQIILYMMVGAIAAIGGLIHVILNRNANPQDIVGTELDVIAAVVLGGASIFGGRGSVLGTVLGVVLVQLINNSLLLMGVPTAWQRAAVGILLVVGVGIQALSARRASRRTFVLDTVEA, from the coding sequence GTGACACTCGCGAAGCGCATGAAGTCACTCGCGCCCCGGCTGATCGGCGCGAACAACGAGGGCGTGCTTGCCGTCATCATCGTCGTACTCGTCATCGTCATGAGCGTGCTCAGCCCGTCATTCTTCACGGTGCACACGCTGTTCTCGATCGTGCGCTCTGCCCTCGTGCCGAGCATCCTCGCGATCGCCGTGCTGCTTGTCATCATCTCGGGCGGCATCGATGTCTCGTTTGCCGCGATCGCGATCTTCGCCGCCTACACGACAGTGCATCTGGCGTACACAGGCCAGTTCGATCCGGGGATCATCGGCATTCTGCTGTTCGCGTGCGCGATCGGAGCCGTACTCGGGCTCGTGAACGGCGCTGTGATCGCGCGCTTCCGATTGCCGACCCTCATCGTCACCCTGGCCACACAGGGCATCTTCCGCGGCATCCTTCTGGTGTACATCGGATCGCGCTATATCGCGCAGCTGCCCGACAGCATGGCCGGCCTCTCGACGGCGAACCTGATCGCCATCGAGAGCAGCCGTTCCTACCTGCCGCTTCTCGTGGTTCCCGTTGCCGTGATCGTGCTGATCGTGGCCTGGATGCTGCGCCGCACGATGTTTGGGCGCGGAATCTACGCCATCGGCGGTGACACCGAGGCGGCACGTCGCGCCGGCTTCCCTGTCATGCGCTTTCAGATAATCCTCTACATGATGGTCGGAGCGATTGCGGCAATCGGAGGTCTCATCCATGTGATCCTGAACCGCAATGCGAACCCGCAAGACATCGTCGGCACCGAGCTCGACGTCATCGCAGCCGTCGTGCTGGGCGGTGCCTCCATCTTCGGTGGTCGCGGCTCAGTTCTCGGCACCGTGCTCGGCGTTGTGCTGGTGCAGCTCATCAACAACAGCCTGCTGCTGATGGGTGTTCCGACGGCGTGGCAGCGCGCTGCCGTCGGCATCCTGCTCGTCGTCGGTGTGGGAATTCAAGCGCTCTCGGCCCGGCGCGCATCACGACGAACCTTCGTACTCGACACAGTGGAGGCGTAG
- a CDS encoding ABC transporter permease, with protein sequence MPTRTHQSAAGRVNTRIDNTVRTWMSHIHVDRGIGRMLVLLVIAFALFAVLNPRVFMNPLNLQNIMVSAPEVGILAIAMTLAMLTGGIDLSLVSIANLTAITISTMYTGLVASDPALAESLGGVIVLVGVAVGVLAGLINAFLISTVGITPILATLATMQIFNGIAIVWTGGKTLYGAPQALSAVGKSTVAGVPVLFLLFLVVAIMIGLLVNRTPFGRKTQLQGANPTAARFSGIQSASVLYGTYLTTGLLGGLAGVLFITRNPTASADYGTSYVLLVIVIAVLGGTNPMGGFATVTGVVLATLVLQVVQSGFNAIRLSSYEYSIAQGVILIGVMVFDQLRFRRRSRYVASTQTRNIASMSNVGEDAEEAPDTAGADAVETK encoded by the coding sequence ATGCCTACTCGCACTCATCAATCAGCAGCCGGCCGGGTCAATACGCGCATCGACAACACGGTGCGCACCTGGATGTCGCACATTCACGTCGACCGCGGAATCGGTCGGATGCTTGTGCTGCTCGTCATCGCCTTCGCCCTGTTCGCTGTGCTGAACCCGCGGGTCTTCATGAATCCGCTGAACCTGCAGAACATCATGGTGTCGGCGCCAGAGGTCGGGATTCTCGCGATTGCGATGACTCTGGCGATGCTCACGGGCGGGATTGACCTGTCTCTCGTCTCGATTGCGAACCTCACGGCCATCACGATCAGCACGATGTACACAGGTCTCGTCGCCAGCGACCCGGCGCTCGCCGAATCGCTGGGCGGGGTGATCGTACTCGTCGGCGTCGCCGTCGGAGTGCTCGCCGGGCTCATCAATGCGTTTCTGATCAGCACTGTCGGTATCACTCCGATTCTGGCCACGCTCGCGACGATGCAGATCTTCAACGGCATCGCCATCGTGTGGACGGGAGGCAAGACTCTCTACGGTGCGCCTCAGGCGCTGTCCGCCGTCGGCAAGTCAACCGTCGCGGGCGTCCCCGTGCTGTTTCTGCTGTTTCTCGTCGTCGCCATCATGATCGGGCTGCTCGTGAACCGCACTCCATTCGGGCGCAAGACGCAGCTGCAGGGTGCGAACCCGACGGCAGCGCGCTTCTCCGGCATCCAGAGTGCATCGGTGCTGTACGGCACCTACCTCACCACCGGTCTGCTGGGCGGTCTCGCTGGAGTGCTGTTCATCACGCGCAACCCGACGGCCAGCGCCGACTACGGAACCTCGTATGTGCTGCTCGTCATCGTGATCGCCGTGCTGGGCGGAACGAACCCCATGGGCGGGTTCGCGACGGTCACGGGCGTCGTGCTCGCCACTCTCGTGCTGCAGGTCGTGCAGTCGGGGTTCAATGCGATTCGCCTCTCGTCATACGAGTACTCGATCGCGCAGGGCGTCATTCTGATCGGGGTGATGGTGTTCGACCAACTGCGGTTCCGACGACGATCGCGCTACGTCGCCTCGACGCAGACACGCAACATCGCGTCGATGTCGAACGTCGGCGAGGATGCCGAAGAGGCCCCTGACACAGCGGGTGCAGATGCGGTGGAGACGAAGTGA
- a CDS encoding FGGY-family carbohydrate kinase produces MTQLFLGIDIGTYETKGVLVDSAGAVFATARSRHGISTSLPGHVEQDAMDVWWSDFTRVSRELVGQLAPDDEILAVSCSAIGPCVLPVDAQLNPLRPAILYGVDTRADAQIADFERRIGRDEIVRRSGNTLTSQSAGPKIAWIIENEPEVAEATRWYMTSQSFLVARLTGEVVIDHATAGYYHPFYDLARGSWDLTGFTDLLRVEQLPALRWSSEVAGRVRAEGAFETGIPAGTPVLTGTTDAVAEAIGASVLDDGDLMLMYGSSGYMIRVVSEPIADPVLWSAPFAFPNRYVLAAGTSTAGTATRWIADVLGLDEGKGDAALFAELMRLVHDAPVGAGGVVHIPHFSGERTPFHDAGARGVFAGISLTTSRADMARAVVEGVAHSVVAAVRSYAEIGMEPKRVMSIGGGTKNDVLMQTVSDLLGFEQNLAATIGAAYGDAILAALALDTTSQADIRDNWVSIDATVAPRAGDDPAVATLSRAHDEFLATYRALRGRFAEEETTE; encoded by the coding sequence GTGACGCAGCTTTTTCTGGGAATCGACATCGGCACCTACGAGACGAAGGGAGTTCTCGTCGACTCGGCGGGAGCGGTGTTCGCGACAGCACGCTCGCGCCACGGCATCTCGACATCGCTCCCCGGGCATGTCGAGCAGGATGCCATGGATGTCTGGTGGAGCGACTTCACGCGCGTCTCTCGTGAGCTCGTCGGGCAGCTGGCGCCGGACGACGAGATTCTGGCCGTGTCGTGCAGCGCGATCGGGCCGTGCGTCCTGCCCGTCGACGCACAGCTGAATCCGCTGCGGCCCGCCATCCTCTATGGCGTCGACACGAGGGCGGACGCGCAGATCGCTGACTTCGAGCGTCGCATCGGGCGCGACGAGATCGTGCGACGGTCGGGCAACACGCTCACGAGCCAGTCAGCCGGGCCCAAGATCGCGTGGATCATCGAGAACGAGCCCGAGGTGGCCGAGGCGACTCGGTGGTACATGACGAGTCAGAGCTTTCTGGTGGCCAGGCTCACGGGCGAGGTGGTGATCGACCACGCGACGGCCGGCTACTACCACCCGTTCTACGACCTGGCACGAGGATCCTGGGATCTCACCGGCTTCACCGATCTGCTGCGCGTCGAGCAGCTGCCGGCACTGCGCTGGTCTAGCGAGGTCGCCGGGCGTGTCAGAGCTGAAGGCGCTTTCGAAACCGGCATCCCCGCAGGCACGCCCGTGCTGACGGGAACGACGGATGCCGTCGCCGAGGCGATTGGGGCGTCAGTTCTCGACGACGGCGATCTCATGCTCATGTATGGATCGAGCGGATACATGATTCGCGTAGTATCCGAGCCGATCGCGGACCCTGTGTTGTGGTCGGCGCCATTCGCCTTCCCCAACAGATACGTGCTCGCCGCAGGAACTTCGACTGCCGGAACAGCGACGCGCTGGATCGCCGACGTGCTGGGGCTCGACGAGGGGAAAGGAGACGCCGCGCTCTTCGCCGAGCTGATGCGTCTCGTGCACGACGCTCCGGTGGGGGCCGGCGGCGTCGTGCACATTCCGCACTTCAGCGGTGAACGCACGCCGTTTCACGATGCGGGCGCCCGGGGCGTGTTCGCCGGGATCTCACTGACGACGAGCCGGGCCGACATGGCGCGCGCCGTGGTCGAGGGCGTGGCCCACTCGGTCGTCGCGGCTGTGCGCTCTTACGCCGAGATCGGCATGGAGCCGAAGCGGGTCATGTCGATCGGCGGCGGCACGAAGAACGATGTGCTCATGCAGACTGTGAGCGATCTGCTCGGGTTCGAGCAGAACCTCGCCGCGACGATCGGGGCTGCCTACGGCGACGCGATTCTCGCCGCCCTCGCGCTCGACACCACCTCGCAGGCTGACATCCGCGACAACTGGGTATCGATCGACGCGACAGTCGCGCCACGGGCTGGCGATGACCCAGCCGTCGCCACGTTGAGCCGTGCACACGATGAATTTCTCGCAACCTACCGTGCGCTGCGTGGCCGATTTGCCGAAGAGGAGACGACTGAATGA
- a CDS encoding aminopeptidase: MSRWPELASHLANVNDVTEGSRVSIFITSPAVTDAADAFVREVYRRGGLPQVQLTDETYDRHALDFASDDVLGAPGPMELASMNWADVHVSFRGMVVPPDTIDERRLSLQRAGKGAVSTARWQNTRWTLVRVPSPEWAELIGVDFSDLMTEFFASTLANWPAHRRSLDELCARLDTTSVVRIQDADTDLVLNCVGRTWVPFAGDANLPDGEIATAPREDGVDGGIVFPGTFWFGGARITDLELEFEHGVVTASSAREGSEFVSRILDAPGARTVGELGIGTNPAMTTLTGDLLLDEKILGTVHIALGRSYPQCGGLNESTIHWDIVKNLRGGGSLFADDLPLIENGEVQPVLQRDYDGG; the protein is encoded by the coding sequence ATGAGCAGGTGGCCCGAGTTGGCTTCGCATCTCGCCAATGTGAACGACGTGACCGAGGGGAGCCGCGTCAGCATCTTCATCACATCACCCGCCGTCACCGATGCCGCCGACGCGTTCGTTCGCGAGGTCTATCGCCGTGGCGGCCTTCCGCAGGTGCAGCTGACAGACGAGACCTACGACAGGCATGCTCTCGACTTCGCGTCAGATGACGTGCTGGGCGCTCCGGGGCCGATGGAGCTCGCGTCGATGAACTGGGCCGATGTGCACGTGTCGTTCCGCGGCATGGTAGTGCCGCCCGACACTATCGACGAGCGCCGGCTCAGCCTGCAGCGCGCGGGCAAGGGAGCCGTGTCGACGGCGCGCTGGCAGAACACCAGGTGGACGCTCGTGCGAGTTCCGAGCCCCGAGTGGGCCGAGCTTATTGGCGTGGACTTCTCTGACCTGATGACGGAGTTCTTCGCGTCGACGCTGGCCAATTGGCCGGCGCACAGGCGCTCGCTCGACGAACTGTGCGCGCGGCTCGACACGACATCGGTTGTGCGCATTCAGGATGCCGATACCGACCTCGTTCTCAACTGCGTCGGGAGAACCTGGGTGCCTTTCGCTGGCGATGCCAACCTCCCAGATGGCGAGATCGCGACGGCACCTCGTGAAGACGGCGTCGACGGTGGCATCGTGTTCCCGGGTACGTTCTGGTTTGGCGGTGCTCGCATCACCGATCTCGAGCTTGAATTCGAGCACGGTGTGGTCACCGCCTCGAGCGCCCGCGAGGGAAGCGAATTCGTCTCGCGCATCCTCGACGCACCGGGCGCCCGCACGGTCGGCGAACTCGGCATCGGAACGAACCCGGCGATGACGACGCTGACCGGAGACCTGCTGCTCGACGAGAAGATCCTCGGTACGGTGCACATCGCGCTCGGGCGGTCGTATCCGCAATGCGGCGGCCTCAACGAGTCGACGATTCACTGGGACATCGTCAAAAATCTGCGCGGCGGGGGCAGCCTCTTCGCCGATGACCTGCCGCTCATCGAGAACGGCGAGGTCCAGCCTGTGCTTCAGCGCGACTACGACGGAGGGTGA